A stretch of Telopea speciosissima isolate NSW1024214 ecotype Mountain lineage chromosome 11, Tspe_v1, whole genome shotgun sequence DNA encodes these proteins:
- the LOC122645956 gene encoding uncharacterized protein LOC122645956, whose translation MRTKTSASKSTVVAPTDGIGQDDDLGSSEHRKNITWTEQMDETMIRYLQVQVWEGRKVGNAFKESAYILAAKEVNLKHPQHHKEVTKENVINRFRTIKQTFRNLLLCLEQSGFGFDHAKKKLKIENQIWYPFAAKKGREFMKLRNMSWPLFEELKEVVGEDHATGEFSHSNRDLSRRTKDKGTTSEDYGSYIHQMDHMEIGDPSGNEGLDTQVPMSTTQAGEGSRAGASHDVPRERKRAKVALGDQISVVTASIDRLATVVQERHSLFTSKLLLDAIQEVDDFSEDILDRIFEFLMTNEPQAKMFLVRSVEQRKRWILRFLDQGH comes from the exons ATGAGAACAAAGACTTCAGCTAGTAAGAGTACAGTTGTTGCACCTACTGATGGGATTGGTCAG GATGATGATTTAGGGAGTAGTGAACACAGAAAGAACATCACTTGGACTGAACAAATGGATGAAACAATGATACGGTACCTCCAAGTCCAAGTATGGGAAGGGAGAAAAGTAGGAAATGCTTTTAAAGAGTCAGCTTATATTCTTGCTGCCAAGGAGGTGAATTTAAAGCATCCACAACACCATAAAGAAGTAACAAAAGAGAATGTGATCAATCGCTTTAGGACAATTAAGCAAACCTTCAGAAATCTACTTCTTTGCCTAGAGCAAagtgggtttggttttgaccatgcgaagaagaaattgaagatagAAAACCAAATATGGTATCCTTTTGCTGCCAAG AAAGGAAGAGAATTTATGAAGTTGAGAAACATGTCTTGGCCTCTATTCGAAGAACTTAAAGAAGTTGTGGGTGAAGATCATGCCACAGGAGAGTTTTCTCATTCGAATAGAGATCTTTCACGCCGAACAAAAGATAAGGGAACGACTTCTGAAGATTATGGGTCATACATCCATCAAATGGACCACATGGAGATTGGTGACCCTAGTGGCAATGAAGGGCTAGACACCCAAGTCCCAATGTCCACAACGCAAGCTGGAGAGGGGAGTAGAGCTGGTGCATCACATGACGTGCctcgagagagaaagagagcaaagGTAGCATTGGGTGATCAAATATCTGTTGTCACTGCCTCCATAGACCGTTTGGCGACTGTGGTCCAAGAGAGGCATAGTTTATTTACCTCTAAATTATTGTTGGATGCAATACAAGAAGTGGATGATTTTAGTGAAGATATTCTTGACCGCATCTTTGAGTTCCTCATGACAAATGAACCTCAAGCAAAGATGTTTTTAGTTAGGAGTGTGGAGCAACGGAAGAGGTGGATCTTGAGGTTTCTTGATCAAGGCCATTGA